Within Desulfurobacterium thermolithotrophum DSM 11699, the genomic segment AATTTGTCTATTGGGGCTGTTCTTTCATTTCTTGCTGTGACTGGAATAATTGTTGCTCTGGAATTTACGGAAAGCAAAATTATAAGGAGTCTTCTTCTTGCAATTGCTCCAGTTCTCTTTACTGCTCCTGTTGTTTTGTCAAAATTTGGTACTTTTAACTTGTTGTCCTTTATAAATTCTCAAATTGCAGGAATTATTTTTATTCCTTTTCTTATAACGACTTTTTTATCGGAAATTACTTTTTTTAAAGTTAATTTTATTAACAATTTGGCAGAAATTACAGGAAGTTTTTTCCTGCAATTTAGTAAGGAACTCTTTCTACTTACAAAAAATTTTATTTTCTACTCAAAATTATCTCTTTGGATTTCAGGTATAACATTAGGAGTTATGTTCTTATTTTTACTTTCTAAAAAAAATAAACTTTCTTTTATCCCTCCAGTAATCCTTTTGTTTTATGCTTTTTTTCTTCCTACTGAGATTAACAATAAAACTTTTCTCTTGAAAGGTTACAAAATGAATTCATTTCAATTCATATCTAAGGAAGGACAGTCTCTTAGAAATTGTCTTATTTATTCTGATTATGTTTTCCCTTATGCAAAAAAATGTCTATATAAAAACAAAATTTTTGATAAAAGAGTTATAATTGCAACAAAACCTAAAGAGGTAAGAAAATGAGAGAAGAGCTTTTTCCATTTATTTATTACGAGAACGGAAAGTTAAAGATAGATGGTATTAGTGTAGAGGAACTTGCAAGAAAATATGGAACTCCTCTTTACGTTTATAGTCAGTCAGCATTAGAACATTGGTTTAAAGAGTTTGACAGTGCTTTTTCATCGATAGAACACATTACGTGTTTTGCTGTTAAATCTAACTCAAACATTTCTGTATTAAAAGTTTTAAAAGAGCTTGGGGCTGGAGCAGATACTGTTTCCATGGGAGAAATATTTAGAGCTCTAACCGCTGGTATTGATCCTAAGAAAATAGTCTTTGCAGGAGTAGGAAAAAGGATAGACGAAATAGAATACGGCCTTGAAAAGGGAATTTTAATGTTTAATGTTGAATCAGAAAGTGAACTTTACGCCATAAATAGAGTGGCTGAAAAGCTTGGGAAAGTAGCGCCTATTGCATTTAGGGTTAATCCTGATGTAAATCCTAAAACTCATCCCTACATTTCTACAGGACTTAAAACCAGTAAATTTGGTATTGCTTACGAAGGAGCAATAGAACTTTATAAAAAAGCTAAAAACCTTAAAAACATAAATCCAATAGGTATTCACTTTCACATAGGTTCTCAAATAACTGATGTTTCAGTTTTTGGAGAAGCTGCGAGGAAAATTAAAGAAATAGTTAAAGAACTTTATTCTGTTGGCATAGAGATTGAGTATTTTGACGCAGGTGGTGGACTTGGTATAAG encodes:
- the lysA gene encoding diaminopimelate decarboxylase → MREELFPFIYYENGKLKIDGISVEELARKYGTPLYVYSQSALEHWFKEFDSAFSSIEHITCFAVKSNSNISVLKVLKELGAGADTVSMGEIFRALTAGIDPKKIVFAGVGKRIDEIEYGLEKGILMFNVESESELYAINRVAEKLGKVAPIAFRVNPDVNPKTHPYISTGLKTSKFGIAYEGAIELYKKAKNLKNINPIGIHFHIGSQITDVSVFGEAARKIKEIVKELYSVGIEIEYFDAGGGLGISYNPNEPPVPARALADEIIPIIKDLGCKLILEPGRRLAGNAGILLSQVIYKKERHEKLFYIVDAGMNDLARPSLYKAYHHIVPASKKEGNLKKADVVGPICETGDILAEDRELPPLNEGDIIAVLSAGAYGFTMASNYNSRPRPAEVIAKEGRAEIIRQRETLGDLISKEEIF